The Prosthecobacter vanneervenii genome window below encodes:
- a CDS encoding sugar phosphate isomerase/epimerase family protein, whose amino-acid sequence MKFGFVTAILPELSFDNVLNFARHEGFSTVEAMCWPVGKAERKYAGVTHIDVTSLTKTKAQEILGHCDDQGVSISALGYYPNMLDPDAEVSRATVAHFKKVIAAAPKLGVGLVTGFVGRDWTQTVDENWPRFLKIWKPIIQYAEDHGVKIAIENCPMSFTRDEWPAGKNLMTTPAIWRRAFHDLDSASFGLNYDPSHFILQDMDPLSPLAEFKSRLFHIHAKDVQINRAALNEVGRFDFPLRWHQPRIPGYGDINWPAFMAELMRIGYTGPLCIEVEDDTFGKTLDGRMKAIKVARNILAPYFG is encoded by the coding sequence ATGAAATTCGGCTTCGTCACCGCCATCCTCCCCGAGCTCTCCTTCGACAACGTCCTCAACTTCGCCCGCCACGAAGGCTTCTCCACCGTCGAGGCCATGTGCTGGCCCGTCGGCAAAGCCGAGCGCAAATACGCTGGTGTCACCCACATCGACGTCACCTCGCTCACCAAAACCAAGGCCCAGGAAATCCTCGGCCACTGCGACGATCAGGGCGTCAGCATCAGCGCCCTCGGCTACTACCCCAACATGCTCGACCCGGACGCGGAAGTCTCCCGCGCCACCGTCGCCCATTTCAAAAAAGTCATCGCCGCCGCCCCCAAGCTCGGCGTCGGCCTCGTCACCGGCTTCGTCGGCCGCGACTGGACCCAGACCGTCGATGAAAACTGGCCCCGCTTCCTCAAAATCTGGAAGCCCATCATCCAGTACGCCGAAGACCACGGCGTCAAAATCGCCATCGAAAACTGCCCCATGTCCTTCACCCGCGACGAGTGGCCCGCCGGCAAAAACCTCATGACCACCCCCGCCATCTGGCGCCGCGCCTTCCACGATCTCGACTCCGCCTCCTTCGGCCTCAATTACGATCCCTCCCACTTCATCCTCCAGGACATGGATCCCCTCAGCCCCCTCGCTGAGTTCAAATCCCGCCTCTTCCACATCCACGCCAAGGACGTCCAGATCAATCGCGCCGCCCTCAATGAAGTCGGCCGCTTCGACTTCCCCCTCCGCTGGCACCAGCCGAGAATCCCCGGCTACGGCGACATCAACTGGCCTGCCTTCATGGCCGAGCTCATGCGCATCGGCTACACCGGCCCCCTCTGCATCGAAGTCGAAGACGACACCTTCGGCAAAACCCTCGATGGCCGCATGAAAGCCATCAAGGTCGCCCGCAACATCCTCGCTCCCTACTTCGGGTAA
- a CDS encoding DUF6702 family protein, translated as MRSLATLFYFLVIAGALAHPVHTSTAEAEYNPQTKRLEVSLTVFISDLETALIRQCEREMRMEKTPAAEFDAQVLVYLNKTFVVTDAAGKVAKMTWVGREMEKESEKSGDPAVVLFFEVEMPEGLKGATVRDAVFCELFQDQVNLMLLQTGSQKIELSFAQDKASQKVMQAD; from the coding sequence ATGCGCAGTCTGGCGACCCTCTTTTATTTCCTGGTGATAGCGGGGGCGCTGGCGCACCCGGTACATACCTCCACGGCGGAGGCGGAGTACAATCCGCAGACGAAGAGGCTGGAGGTGAGCCTGACGGTGTTTATCAGCGATCTGGAGACGGCGCTGATCCGGCAGTGCGAGCGGGAGATGCGGATGGAGAAGACGCCTGCGGCGGAATTTGATGCGCAGGTGCTGGTTTACTTGAATAAGACCTTTGTAGTGACGGACGCGGCAGGAAAGGTGGCGAAGATGACGTGGGTGGGACGGGAGATGGAGAAGGAGAGTGAGAAGAGCGGGGATCCGGCGGTGGTGCTGTTTTTTGAGGTGGAGATGCCGGAGGGGCTGAAGGGGGCGACGGTGAGGGATGCGGTGTTTTGCGAGCTGTTTCAGGATCAGGTGAATTTGATGCTGCTTCAAACTGGCTCTCAGAAAATCGAACTAAGCTTCGCGCAAGACAAGGCGAGCCAGAAGGTCATGCAGGCTGACTGA